A stretch of Dysidea avara chromosome 5, odDysAvar1.4, whole genome shotgun sequence DNA encodes these proteins:
- the LOC136257064 gene encoding transmembrane protein with metallophosphoesterase domain-like isoform X2: MRMTEALRTRVTFPILVLSVSSLVAILLVQLWIRSLGPAQQAIAFRYQSFVFIEFPYMFLMCWYIWKRMSVLPRWSRAPLLLVMILGMARFGMNPFTQTDPNIIVYLTSMSMATVILLSSILGISDVIMYVVISRDKEYYSKMRAWLCLVIVIMVLIIERHIAEDIKITRLGIPVNSHISQDGLTIAQLSDIHLGPNVGRTKLTSIVEMTNQLQPDVVVITGDLIDAPFDYLQFAVQPLAGLKSKLGVYFITGNHEYYTGDIDHWLLKLPDYGVKPLINSRVKLLPDLYLAGLEDYQTKKMNLASSKLPLRHLVGRRVLLLPVRNFSKVTFEGKNIFENYS; the protein is encoded by the exons ATGCGAATGACGGAGGCTCTTCGGACACGTGTCACGTTCCCAATACTGGTATTGTCAGTAAGCAGCCTGGTCGCCATATTGCTAGTTCAGTTATGGATAAGATCTCTGGGTCCTGCTCAACAAGCGATCGCGTTTCGTTACCAAAGTTTCGTATTTATCGAGTTTCCATACATGTTCCTGATGTGTTGGTACATATGGAAGCGCATGTCTGTATTACCGCGCTGGTCACGTGCTCCACTGCTGTTAGTTATGATCCTGGGAATGGCCAGGTTTGGAATGAACCCGTTCACCCAAACTGATCCGAATATTATCGTATACCTCACCAGTATGAGTATGGCCACAGTAATATTGTTATCTAGTATACTTGGAATATCTGATGTCATCATGTATGTTGTCATCTCACGTGATAAAGAGTATTACTCCAAGATGAGGGCGTGGCTATGTCTGGTGATTGTCATTATGGTGCTAATAATAGAACGACACATAGCAGAAGACATAAAGATCACAAGACTTGGTATACCAGTTAACAGCCATATTAGTCAGGACGGACTAACTATTGCTCAACTAAGTGATATTCACCTGGGGCCTAATGTGGGACGAACTAAACTGACATCAATTGTGGAGATGACCAATCAGCTTCAACCTGATGTAGTGGTTATTACTGGCGATCTAATCGATGCCCCCTTTGACTATCTCCAATTTGCTGTACAGCCATTGGCTGGATTGAAGAGTAAATTGGGTGTATACTTCATAACAG GTAACCATGAGTATTACACAGGAGATATAGATCATTGGTTGTTAAAGTTACCAGACTATGGGGTGAAGCCATTGATCAACTCAAGAGTGAAGCTGCTACCAGATCTATACCTGGCAGGGTTGGAGGATTATCAAACTAAGAAAATGAA TTTGGCCTCCTCAAAACTACCCTTGAGACACTTGGTTGGTCGCAGGGTGCTCTTATTACCAGTGAGAAATTTTTCAAAAGTAACTTTTGAAGGAAAAAACATTTTCGAAAATTATTCTTAA